The Desulfomicrobium orale DSM 12838 genome includes a window with the following:
- the rsfS gene encoding ribosome silencing factor — protein sequence MEEKIGLIAAWLADKKGTAISALDLRGVSGLTEAMIFATARSARHAQALGEELMERFRERRWEILGVEGMTQGQWVLLDGNDVIVHIFQDEVRSLFNMEGLYAKAPRFPLTIEDSEARP from the coding sequence ATGGAAGAAAAAATCGGGCTGATCGCGGCTTGGCTGGCGGATAAGAAAGGGACGGCCATCAGCGCTTTGGATCTGCGGGGTGTGTCGGGCCTGACTGAGGCCATGATTTTTGCTACGGCCCGCTCGGCCAGGCATGCCCAGGCTCTGGGCGAGGAGCTCATGGAGCGTTTCCGCGAACGCAGGTGGGAAATCCTGGGCGTGGAAGGCATGACGCAGGGCCAGTGGGTACTTCTGGATGGAAACGACGTGATTGTGCATATTTTTCAGGACGAGGTGCGGTCCCTGTTCAACATGGAGGGCCTCTACGCCAAGGCACCCAGATTCCCCCTGACCATCGAAGACAGTGAGGCGCGGCCATGA
- a CDS encoding glycosyltransferase family 4 protein, with protein MENAPPLRVMHLDLGMEYRGGQRQVLYLAGEQLRQGYDVRVAAPAGAPVLLEAGKRGLPTLVLPRRFDFHPRNAVFLLKNLLPREILHTHDARAASLGAICAFLRRGLVLMHTRRVSYALGSGWSRWKYRLGRLVICVSREVEERVAAAGVRRTVVIPSAIPLDRFTRLPRRANNGRLGIIGALSPQKGHAQLLRALASMEEPPEIWIVGEGKLGPSLRELAARLGLEERIVWKGWVESSEVMPHLDILVVPSAHGEGSSGVIKEGWAAGVPVVCSNLASNLELVRDGENGLVFENGRPQRLAEQLNRLRREPELAAHLVRNGRESVRAFGIDRMYAAYHQAYHCSASGFALNGARADHIEGV; from the coding sequence ATGGAGAATGCGCCGCCGCTTCGCGTCATGCATCTGGACCTGGGCATGGAATACCGGGGCGGGCAGCGGCAGGTCCTGTATCTGGCCGGAGAGCAGCTTCGGCAGGGTTATGATGTGCGCGTGGCGGCTCCGGCCGGAGCGCCTGTTCTCCTGGAGGCCGGAAAGCGCGGCCTGCCCACGCTGGTTTTGCCCCGCCGGTTCGATTTTCATCCGCGAAACGCCGTCTTCCTGCTCAAAAATCTGCTTCCCCGCGAGATCCTGCACACCCATGACGCCCGCGCGGCCTCTCTGGGCGCTATTTGCGCTTTTTTACGCCGTGGCCTTGTGCTGATGCATACCCGGCGGGTTTCCTATGCTCTGGGGTCCGGCTGGAGCAGATGGAAATATCGTCTGGGGCGTCTGGTGATCTGCGTCAGCCGGGAAGTGGAAGAACGGGTCGCGGCGGCGGGTGTCAGGCGCACGGTGGTCATTCCAAGTGCCATCCCGCTAGATCGGTTCACCAGGCTGCCGCGCCGGGCCAACAATGGACGCCTTGGCATTATCGGCGCCCTTTCTCCCCAGAAAGGGCATGCCCAGCTTCTTCGCGCTCTGGCTTCGATGGAAGAACCCCCTGAAATCTGGATTGTCGGCGAGGGCAAGCTCGGGCCATCCTTGCGGGAGCTCGCGGCACGGCTGGGGCTTGAGGAGCGGATTGTCTGGAAAGGATGGGTGGAAAGTTCGGAAGTCATGCCGCATCTGGACATACTGGTGGTGCCATCGGCCCACGGGGAGGGATCGAGCGGTGTGATCAAGGAAGGCTGGGCCGCCGGAGTGCCGGTGGTGTGTTCCAATCTGGCCTCCAATCTTGAACTGGTCAGGGATGGCGAAAACGGCTTGGTTTTTGAAAACGGCAGACCGCAACGACTGGCCGAACAACTGAACCGGCTGCGCCGGGAGCCGGAACTCGCCGCACATCTGGTCCGGAACGGCCGGGAAAGCGTGCGGGCCTTTGGCATTGACCGGATGTACGCAGCCTATCATCAGGCATATCATTGCTCTGCAAGCGGATTTGCCCTAAATGGGGCGCGTGCGGATCATATTGAAGGAGTGTGA